The Candidatus Beckwithbacteria bacterium genome has a window encoding:
- the rplR gene encoding 50S ribosomal protein L18: MIKRYSNQKMGRIVRVRSKTKGTALRPRLTVFRSLKHLYAQIIDDDKGVTLAAASGSDPDSIGATLAKTALAKKIKAVVFDRGPYQYHGRIKALAEAARKAGLNF, encoded by the coding sequence ATGATTAAACGTTATTCCAACCAGAAAATGGGCCGGATAGTTCGGGTTCGTTCCAAGACCAAAGGGACTGCTTTAAGGCCAAGATTAACGGTTTTTCGTTCCTTAAAACATCTTTACGCCCAAATTATTGATGATGATAAAGGCGTCACTTTGGCGGCCGCTTCCGGTTCGGACCCTGATTCTATTGGTGCCACCTTGGCCAAAACCGCTCTGGCCAAAAAAATTAAAGCCGTTGTTTTTGACCGCGGGCCCTACCAATATCACGGCCGGATTAAAGCCCTGGCCGAAGCAGCCAGAAAGGCAGGTTTAAATTTTTAA
- a CDS encoding uL15 family ribosomal protein yields the protein MELSKLPKIVDKSKKRVGRGYGSGSGGHTTGRGAKGDNVRGKVPLYFEGTKMRKGLIRRSPMLRGKLRFKSFSKKSLIFNLKDLNVLPKNTVVTIETLIKYNLLPKNAVGLPVKILGEGELKHRLKIDLPMSKAAAKKVAKLNA from the coding sequence ATGGAATTATCTAAGTTGCCTAAAATTGTTGACAAGTCCAAAAAACGGGTTGGCCGTGGTTATGGTTCCGGTTCTGGTGGGCATACCACCGGCCGCGGCGCCAAAGGTGACAACGTTCGCGGCAAAGTCCCTTTGTATTTTGAAGGCACCAAAATGCGCAAAGGCTTGATTCGGCGCTCGCCGATGCTTCGGGGCAAGTTAAGATTTAAGTCTTTCTCTAAGAAATCCTTGATTTTTAATCTTAAAGATTTAAATGTTTTGCCTAAAAACACCGTCGTTACCATCGAAACTTTAATTAAATATAATTTATTACCAAAAAACGCGGTTGGCTTACCGGTAAAAATCTTGGGTGAAGGTGAACTTAAGCATCGTTTGAAGATTGATTTGCCAATGTCTAAGGCCGCTGCGAAAAAAGTGGCGAAATTAAATGCCTAA
- the rpsI gene encoding 30S ribosomal protein S9: MTTVKSPKYIFAIGRRKSAVSRIRLFKGKGETLVNNLPIDKYFPGAVLKKLYQEPLVTCDVLDKYYVTVKVLGSGKMSQLTAVIHGLARALVKANPDFRPPLRQKGFITRDPRERQRRMIGMGGKSRRKKQSPKR, from the coding sequence ATGACAACTGTTAAATCACCTAAATATATTTTTGCTATCGGTCGGAGAAAATCTGCGGTCAGCCGCATCAGGCTGTTTAAAGGAAAAGGGGAGACGTTAGTCAATAATCTTCCCATCGATAAATATTTTCCCGGCGCAGTTTTAAAAAAGCTTTATCAGGAACCATTGGTGACCTGTGATGTTTTGGATAAATATTACGTCACTGTCAAAGTCCTCGGTTCCGGCAAAATGAGCCAATTAACCGCGGTTATTCACGGTCTGGCCCGGGCCTTAGTTAAGGCCAATCCGGATTTTAGACCCCCGCTTCGCCAGAAAGGCTTTATTACCCGTGATCCCCGCGAGCGTCAACGCCGCATGATCGGCATGGGCGGCAAATCCCGTCGCAAAAAGCAAAGTCCAAAAAGGTAA
- a CDS encoding DNA-directed RNA polymerase subunit alpha, with protein MKVNFKTIAQAETKDFGKFELFPLEKGFGLTVGNALRRVLLTNLPGAAITAVTIDGITHQFTTLSGMKEDVVELLLNLKQVRFEFSGDKPVEAHLTVSGPTKVKAGDIVVPAGVKVINKDLVLATLADKKTKLSVVLEVSPGYGYLPAKDRAPKKLSEIILDASFSPVVRVNYNIETARVGRRTDLDKLVMEIFTDATIKPSKALEAAAKILISHFNQIIKPVFEAEEPVATVVSSDDEVLKLSVEELDLPTRIANALKKGGFVTVKDLASTTKEAIAKVKNLGGKSVDIVLKKLKTKGVEVK; from the coding sequence ATGAAAGTTAATTTTAAAACCATTGCCCAAGCCGAAACTAAAGATTTTGGCAAATTTGAACTCTTTCCTCTGGAAAAAGGTTTTGGTTTAACTGTCGGTAATGCCCTGCGTCGGGTTCTTCTAACCAACCTTCCCGGTGCCGCCATTACGGCTGTGACTATTGACGGTATCACCCATCAATTCACCACTTTGTCCGGTATGAAAGAAGACGTGGTCGAGCTTTTGTTAAACTTAAAACAGGTCCGTTTTGAATTCTCCGGCGATAAACCGGTTGAGGCCCATTTAACTGTTAGCGGTCCGACCAAAGTTAAGGCCGGAGACATTGTCGTTCCCGCCGGAGTTAAAGTTATCAATAAAGATTTGGTTTTAGCCACCTTGGCTGATAAAAAAACCAAATTAAGCGTTGTCTTGGAAGTTAGTCCTGGTTATGGTTATCTGCCGGCAAAAGACCGGGCGCCGAAGAAGCTCTCGGAAATTATTTTAGATGCTTCTTTTTCTCCGGTTGTTCGGGTTAACTACAATATCGAAACCGCCCGGGTGGGTCGCCGCACCGATCTTGATAAATTGGTGATGGAGATTTTTACAGACGCTACCATTAAGCCTTCAAAGGCCTTAGAAGCGGCTGCTAAAATTTTAATTAGCCACTTTAACCAAATTATCAAACCTGTTTTTGAAGCCGAAGAACCGGTGGCTACTGTGGTTAGCAGCGACGACGAAGTCTTAAAATTATCAGTTGAAGAGCTGGATTTACCCACCCGGATTGCCAACGCCTTGAAAAAGGGCGGGTTTGTCACCGTCAAAGATTTAGCTTCCACTACCAAGGAAGCGATTGCCAAAGTGAAAAATCTGGGCGGCAAATCCGTCGACATTGTTCTTAAAAAATTAAAAACTAAAGGGGTTGAAGTGAAATGA
- the rplQ gene encoding 50S ribosomal protein L17, whose product MRHRHKLTKLGRNTNQRQALFRQLVNSLIIHEKITTTIAKAKVLAGLMDKLMTQAKKDTLAARRQLLAFLSYKPAVHKLVDILAPRTKTRTSGFTKLVRVGTRRGDNAMLAQIEFIDKEIKKEVKKPEVKK is encoded by the coding sequence ATGAGACATCGTCACAAATTGACTAAGCTCGGCCGCAACACTAATCAACGCCAAGCCTTGTTTAGGCAATTGGTTAATTCGTTAATTATTCATGAAAAGATTACCACCACGATTGCCAAAGCCAAAGTTTTAGCCGGCCTAATGGACAAGTTGATGACCCAGGCGAAAAAAGACACTTTAGCCGCCCGGCGCCAACTATTGGCCTTTTTATCTTACAAGCCGGCGGTTCACAAGTTGGTTGATATTCTTGCCCCCCGGACAAAAACCAGAACCAGTGGTTTTACCAAGTTGGTCAGAGTCGGAACTCGCCGCGGCGATAACGCCATGCTCGCCCAGATTGAGTTTATTGATAAAGAAATTAAAAAAGAAGTGAAAAAACCTGAGGTGAAAAAATGA
- the rplM gene encoding 50S ribosomal protein L13 produces MKTYATKQTDIKREWHLVDADNQVLGRLASAIAQKLLGKNKPYFTPQLDCGDYVVVINSDKISVTGKKLLQKTYWRHSNYPGGFQSITFGEQLKKDSRQALLWTVSKMLPKNKLRDARLCRLKVFKTDQHIYQDKLKKV; encoded by the coding sequence ATGAAAACCTACGCCACCAAACAAACTGATATTAAGCGTGAATGGCATTTAGTTGATGCTGACAACCAAGTTCTAGGTCGCTTGGCTTCCGCTATTGCTCAAAAACTTTTAGGCAAAAACAAACCTTATTTTACCCCTCAGCTGGATTGCGGCGATTATGTCGTTGTTATTAACAGCGATAAAATTAGCGTCACCGGCAAAAAATTATTGCAAAAAACTTATTGGCGCCATTCTAATTATCCCGGCGGTTTTCAATCTATCACTTTTGGTGAGCAGCTTAAAAAAGATTCCCGTCAGGCGTTACTTTGGACTGTTTCCAAAATGTTGCCGAAAAACAAATTGCGCGATGCTCGCCTTTGCCGTTTGAAAGTTTTTAAAACTGATCAGCATATTTATCAAGATAAACTTAAAAAGGTTTAA
- a CDS encoding phosphodiester glycosidase family protein, with the protein MKKIILVLFLLIFLSACTSSVAPTPSRSEVGPLPSPTPALAQFGAYRYAWVKLDNLTNLRLLPNHAAQASSEDLAKTNHCQVLVNGNFYDKQDKPLGWLVSQGKTLSQPIASSLFNGFLSLSTSKVEISPSVPQGSVDLGLQSGPLLIFDSQPLLLKISQDHPRRRVIAALNDQNQLIFLVITGVDSLFSGPLLADTPKLVVALGQAINQNLGVALNLDGGSASAFITPEVQLPEYSYIGSFFCYN; encoded by the coding sequence ATGAAAAAAATTATTTTAGTTTTATTTTTGCTTATCTTTTTAAGCGCTTGTACCTCTAGCGTAGCTCCGACACCAAGTCGGAGCGAAGTGGGGCCCTTGCCTTCACCTACCCCGGCCTTAGCTCAGTTTGGTGCCTATCGTTATGCCTGGGTTAAGTTGGACAACTTAACCAACTTAAGACTCTTACCCAACCATGCTGCCCAGGCCTCCTCAGAAGATTTAGCTAAAACTAATCACTGCCAAGTTCTGGTTAATGGCAATTTTTATGACAAACAGGATAAACCCTTAGGCTGGCTGGTCAGCCAGGGTAAAACTTTATCCCAGCCGATTGCCAGCAGTTTATTCAACGGCTTTTTATCACTTTCTACCTCTAAGGTGGAAATTAGCCCATCAGTTCCGCAGGGTTCAGTCGATCTTGGCTTACAATCCGGCCCGTTGCTGATTTTTGATTCCCAGCCTTTGCTTTTAAAAATTAGCCAAGATCATCCCCGCCGTCGGGTCATTGCCGCTTTAAATGATCAAAATCAGCTGATTTTTCTGGTTATAACCGGGGTCGACTCCCTTTTTAGCGGACCGTTATTAGCGGACACGCCCAAGCTGGTGGTCGCCTTAGGTCAGGCCATTAACCAGAACTTAGGCGTAGCTCTTAATTTAGACGGTGGTTCTGCCTCAGCCTTTATTACTCCTGAAGTGCAACTCCCTGAATATTCTTACATCGGTAGTTTTTTTTGTTATAATTAA
- the infA gene encoding translation initiation factor IF-1: MESKDIIEVEGEVLESLPNATFRVKLTGTDKVVLCHLAGKMRLYHIRVLPGDKVRLEQSPYDTTKGRIVYREK, encoded by the coding sequence ATGGAGTCAAAAGACATTATCGAAGTTGAGGGAGAGGTGTTAGAATCTCTTCCCAACGCCACCTTTCGGGTGAAATTGACTGGGACTGATAAAGTTGTTCTTTGTCATTTGGCCGGCAAGATGCGTTTATATCACATCCGCGTTCTGCCTGGTGACAAAGTCCGTCTTGAGCAGTCGCCTTACGACACCACTAAAGGTCGGATTGTCTACCGAGAAAAATGA
- the rpsM gene encoding 30S ribosomal protein S13 — protein MPRISGIDLPANKRIEIALSYLFGVGRHNVTKLLKLANVDANKRAKDLNSDEIARLQKAVDTISVEGSLRGQITENIKRLKQIGTYRGLRHSMRLPARGQRTRHNARTKRGKRMTVGALKKEEAAKVEAAKKEDSK, from the coding sequence ATGCCCAGAATTTCCGGAATTGACCTGCCCGCTAATAAAAGGATCGAAATTGCCTTGAGTTATCTTTTTGGCGTCGGCCGGCACAATGTCACTAAACTGCTTAAATTAGCCAATGTTGATGCCAATAAGCGCGCCAAAGATTTAAACTCCGACGAAATTGCCCGCCTGCAAAAAGCCGTTGACACGATTTCCGTGGAAGGCTCTTTGCGCGGCCAAATTACTGAGAATATCAAACGTTTAAAACAGATTGGTACTTATCGCGGCTTGCGTCACAGCATGCGCCTGCCGGCCCGCGGCCAGCGCACCCGCCACAACGCCCGGACTAAACGCGGTAAACGGATGACCGTTGGCGCCCTTAAGAAAGAAGAGGCCGCTAAAGTTGAGGCTGCCAAGAAAGAGGATAGTAAATAA
- the rpsK gene encoding 30S ribosomal protein S11 — MAKKELPQIKSAKLYITASFNNTLVSLTDLNGNVISWGSTGASGFKGARKATPFAATTAIDKVVKAAKEVGVTSMQVFIKGPGAGRDAALGVIKASGIKVGLIADITPMPHNGCRPKKRRHG; from the coding sequence ATGGCTAAAAAAGAACTTCCCCAAATCAAATCTGCCAAGCTTTACATTACCGCTTCTTTTAATAATACTTTAGTTTCTTTAACTGACTTAAACGGCAATGTTATTTCCTGGGGTTCCACCGGCGCTTCCGGTTTTAAAGGCGCCCGGAAAGCCACCCCTTTTGCTGCCACTACCGCCATTGACAAAGTGGTTAAAGCGGCTAAAGAAGTCGGGGTCACCTCGATGCAGGTTTTTATCAAAGGCCCGGGTGCCGGCCGCGACGCGGCTCTGGGAGTGATTAAGGCCAGCGGAATTAAAGTCGGTCTGATTGCCGACATTACTCCCATGCCTCATAACGGCTGCCGGCCTAAAAAGCGCCGTCACGGTTAA
- the secY gene encoding preprotein translocase subunit SecY produces MPNFLAPLKKLWRFHELRRKFLITLLIFVIFRFVAHIPVPGVNPGALKQLFGSNQLLGLLDIFSGGTLANFSIMALGLGPYINASIVLQLATILFPKLEALSKEGEYGREKINQYTRLLTIPLSAIQSVGMVVLLKNQHILTISSPLSLVNLVFSMICGTIFLMWLGELLTEYGIGNGISVLIFAGIVGRLPVSLLQTSAISQTLNLLSVVTFTVMSLIVIAAIVFVNEAVRQIPVKYARRIHASATAASGQTTYLPLRVNQAGVIPIIFAVSLVVMPSVVGRYLQQLPQFPFSRFAGAFVNFFDPNRLPYHLIYFFLVIGFTYFYTAVTFNPDKISDDIKKYGGFIPGLRPGRPTADYLSQVLNRITLAGAIFLGLVAILPSIASGLTGITTLTIGGTGILIVVSVILEVSKSLESQLLMRNYEGFL; encoded by the coding sequence ATGCCTAATTTTCTTGCCCCTCTTAAAAAATTGTGGCGTTTTCACGAATTGCGCCGTAAATTTTTAATTACTTTGCTGATTTTTGTTATTTTCCGTTTTGTGGCCCACATTCCCGTTCCCGGAGTTAATCCCGGCGCTCTCAAACAACTTTTCGGCTCCAACCAACTGTTAGGGCTTTTGGATATTTTTTCCGGCGGCACCCTGGCCAACTTTTCCATTATGGCTTTAGGTTTAGGGCCATATATTAATGCTTCCATAGTTTTACAGCTAGCCACCATTCTTTTCCCTAAATTAGAAGCTTTATCCAAAGAAGGCGAGTATGGCCGCGAAAAAATTAACCAATATACCCGGCTTTTAACCATTCCCTTATCGGCGATTCAGTCTGTGGGTATGGTCGTTTTGTTAAAAAATCAGCATATTTTAACCATTTCCAGCCCCTTATCTTTAGTTAACCTGGTTTTTAGCATGATTTGCGGCACAATTTTCTTAATGTGGTTAGGGGAGTTGTTAACCGAATATGGGATTGGCAACGGTATTTCGGTCTTGATTTTCGCCGGCATTGTCGGCCGTCTGCCGGTGTCTTTGTTGCAGACATCGGCCATCAGTCAAACCCTTAATTTATTAAGTGTGGTGACTTTTACGGTCATGAGCTTAATTGTTATTGCCGCCATTGTTTTTGTTAATGAAGCTGTCCGCCAGATTCCGGTAAAATACGCCCGGCGGATCCATGCCTCGGCCACTGCCGCATCCGGTCAAACCACCTATCTGCCTTTACGGGTTAATCAGGCCGGCGTTATCCCGATCATCTTTGCTGTTTCTTTAGTAGTGATGCCTTCCGTTGTCGGTCGTTATTTACAGCAGTTGCCTCAATTTCCTTTTAGCCGTTTTGCCGGGGCCTTCGTCAATTTTTTTGACCCCAACCGTTTACCTTACCACCTGATTTATTTCTTTTTAGTCATCGGTTTTACCTATTTCTATACTGCCGTCACCTTTAATCCGGACAAAATTTCCGACGATATTAAAAAATACGGCGGCTTTATTCCCGGGCTTCGTCCCGGTCGGCCGACCGCTGACTATCTGTCTCAGGTCTTAAACCGGATTACTTTGGCCGGGGCTATCTTTTTGGGTTTGGTGGCCATCTTGCCTTCGATTGCCAGCGGTCTAACCGGGATTACTACTTTAACCATCGGCGGCACCGGCATCTTGATTGTTGTCTCAGTTATCTTGGAAGTTTCTAAAAGCTTGGAATCTCAATTATTAATGAGAAATTATGAAGGGTTCTTATAA
- a CDS encoding PD-(D/E)XK nuclease family protein — MDKDKFSAVWVSHSSISDWLACPRAYYLKNVYKDPKTGRKTTLINPAMALGQAVHEVVEGLSVLSVERRFSQSLLEKLEVVWKKISGKRGGFLNEKIEGEYKQRGREMLKRVETNPGVLKNLAVKIKMELPYYWLSEKDNIILCGKIDWLEYLKETDSVHIIDFKTGKDNEKADSLQLPIYYLLATNTQKRPVTKMSYWYIDRENEPVERKLPDIDKAREKILKIAKEMKLARQLNRFKCPTNGCRECKPMEAIINGEGEFVGKDEIGRSVYILTKCENQIGKSEIL, encoded by the coding sequence ATGGATAAAGACAAATTCAGTGCGGTCTGGGTATCGCATTCGTCAATTTCCGATTGGCTGGCTTGCCCGCGGGCATATTATTTAAAAAATGTTTACAAAGATCCGAAAACCGGGAGAAAAACGACCTTAATTAATCCGGCAATGGCCTTAGGACAGGCGGTCCACGAAGTGGTTGAAGGTTTGTCGGTATTATCAGTCGAGCGGAGATTTAGCCAATCTTTACTGGAAAAGCTGGAGGTCGTCTGGAAAAAAATCAGCGGGAAACGGGGCGGATTTTTAAACGAGAAAATTGAGGGTGAGTATAAACAACGGGGCCGAGAAATGCTCAAACGCGTAGAAACCAATCCCGGGGTGCTAAAAAATCTGGCAGTAAAAATTAAAATGGAACTACCCTACTACTGGCTGTCGGAAAAAGACAATATTATTTTGTGCGGCAAAATCGACTGGCTGGAATACCTGAAAGAAACCGACAGTGTTCACATTATTGATTTTAAAACCGGTAAAGATAATGAAAAAGCGGATTCACTGCAACTGCCAATTTATTATCTGCTGGCAACCAACACGCAAAAACGGCCGGTAACAAAAATGAGTTATTGGTACATTGATAGGGAAAACGAACCGGTAGAAAGAAAACTGCCGGACATTGATAAGGCCCGAGAGAAAATCCTGAAAATTGCCAAAGAGATGAAATTGGCCAGGCAACTGAACCGGTTTAAGTGCCCGACCAATGGTTGCCGGGAATGCAAGCCGATGGAGGCAATTATTAACGGTGAAGGTGAATTTGTGGGGAAAGACGAAATCGGCCGAAGTGTGTATATTTTAACCAAATGTGAGAATCAAATCGGCAAAAGCGAGATTTTGTAA
- a CDS encoding AAA family ATPase, which yields MPRDRDQIIIAVVGMAGSGKSLACDFFKTKGYPVLRFGDETDRGLRAKNLPLTETNERQYRENLRKELGMAAYAIKLEPRIKETFHSGVECIVLDGLYSWEEYTYLKAKFPQLKLLGIYARPEIRYQRLENRPVRPLTEIQAKQRDCDELKHLNKAEPIALADYLIVNETSVSAFHQELEKALNFFLLD from the coding sequence ATGCCGCGAGATCGAGACCAAATAATTATTGCCGTTGTCGGTATGGCCGGTTCGGGAAAATCTTTGGCTTGTGATTTTTTTAAAACCAAAGGCTATCCGGTTTTACGTTTTGGTGACGAAACCGATCGGGGCTTACGTGCCAAAAATCTCCCTTTAACCGAAACTAACGAACGTCAATACCGCGAGAACTTAAGAAAAGAACTCGGCATGGCCGCCTATGCCATTAAGCTCGAGCCCCGCATTAAAGAAACATTCCACTCCGGAGTGGAATGTATTGTTCTCGACGGCCTTTATTCCTGGGAAGAATACACTTATTTAAAAGCCAAGTTTCCCCAATTAAAATTGTTAGGGATTTACGCCCGTCCGGAAATCCGTTATCAGCGCCTGGAAAACCGTCCGGTTCGGCCGTTAACGGAAATCCAAGCCAAACAGCGTGATTGTGATGAGCTAAAACACCTCAATAAAGCCGAACCGATCGCTTTAGCCGATTATTTAATTGTTAATGAAACTTCTGTCTCCGCTTTCCACCAGGAACTAGAAAAGGCCTTAAATTTTTTCCTACTGGACTAA
- the rpsE gene encoding 30S ribosomal protein S5, which produces MPRYEEKKEFEEKIIQINRVSKKTKGGNQIGFSILMVVGDKKGRVGVGLGKAPDVLSGIKKAVRRAKKNLFKVNMKGTTIPYDIRVKFGAAEILLKPAPPGSGVIAGGAVRAVMEAAGITNVSSKVLGTKNQATNVYCTIKALKLLQ; this is translated from the coding sequence ATGCCTAGATACGAAGAAAAAAAAGAATTTGAAGAGAAAATCATTCAAATTAACCGCGTTTCCAAAAAAACTAAAGGCGGCAATCAGATTGGTTTTTCTATTTTAATGGTTGTTGGGGATAAAAAAGGCCGCGTCGGTGTCGGTTTAGGCAAGGCTCCGGATGTTTTATCCGGTATTAAAAAAGCCGTCCGCCGCGCCAAGAAAAACCTTTTTAAAGTTAATATGAAAGGCACCACTATTCCTTACGATATCCGGGTTAAATTTGGGGCCGCCGAAATTCTCTTAAAACCCGCCCCACCCGGGAGTGGGGTCATTGCCGGTGGTGCTGTTCGGGCGGTGATGGAAGCCGCCGGCATCACTAATGTTTCCAGCAAGGTTTTGGGTACAAAAAACCAGGCGACCAATGTTTATTGTACAATTAAAGCATTAAAGCTATTGCAATAA
- a CDS encoding tRNA-dihydrouridine synthase, whose translation MVNIWETLPKPIFCLAPMFGATDSAFRQLLCELGRPDLMFTEFINVQAIFSPDIKTVTQLLSYTSQEQPLIAQIWGLDPELFAAAADFIVRAGFAGIDINFGCPEPSVVKKGVGGALIDNPDLAGKIIQSTIKGAKGRLPVSVKTRLGYKTINIQPWFKFLLNFDLAAVSVHCRTTKKMSTGPAHWKEIKKIVALKNQFNPKTLIIGNGDIFSRETAYQRIRETGVDGIMIGRGVFKNPWIFNAVQTPKTKTDKIAAWQRHLEIYRQTWGEIKPIHPLKRFLKIYLKGFKGALKMRTQLMDSL comes from the coding sequence ATGGTTAATATTTGGGAAACTTTACCTAAACCAATTTTCTGTCTGGCGCCGATGTTTGGCGCGACTGACTCCGCTTTTCGCCAGTTGCTTTGTGAACTGGGCCGGCCGGACTTAATGTTCACCGAATTTATCAATGTCCAGGCCATTTTTTCGCCGGACATCAAAACCGTCACTCAACTTTTATCTTACACTTCTCAAGAACAACCATTGATTGCTCAAATATGGGGATTAGATCCGGAATTGTTTGCCGCCGCCGCTGATTTTATCGTTCGCGCTGGTTTTGCCGGAATAGATATTAACTTTGGCTGTCCGGAACCAAGTGTGGTTAAAAAAGGCGTCGGCGGTGCCCTGATTGACAATCCGGATTTAGCCGGAAAAATTATTCAAAGTACGATTAAAGGCGCCAAGGGTCGTTTGCCGGTTTCAGTTAAAACCCGCCTGGGCTATAAAACCATCAATATCCAGCCTTGGTTTAAATTTTTACTCAATTTTGACTTAGCGGCGGTTTCCGTCCACTGCCGTACCACCAAAAAAATGTCAACAGGCCCGGCTCACTGGAAAGAAATTAAAAAAATTGTGGCTTTAAAAAACCAATTTAACCCCAAAACTTTAATTATCGGCAACGGCGATATTTTTTCCCGGGAAACTGCTTATCAAAGAATCAGGGAAACCGGAGTGGACGGCATTATGATCGGCCGGGGAGTTTTTAAAAACCCCTGGATTTTTAATGCTGTGCAAACTCCCAAAACTAAGACAGACAAAATCGCCGCCTGGCAACGCCATTTAGAAATTTACCGGCAAACCTGGGGTGAAATTAAACCGATTCATCCCCTGAAACGTTTTCTGAAGATTTACCTCAAAGGCTTTAAAGGCGCCTTAAAAATGCGAACCCAATTAATGGATTCTTTATGA
- a CDS encoding nucleoside monophosphate kinase, with translation MFIIFYGPEGSGKSTQAKMLAEKLKLPYLGSGDLVRKYSAEDKGIMGEICRESLSKGHYVADSEMFVLWKVRLKEPDAANGFIIDGFPRNSSQAVFLNEKLEKYGKTVNFVFYLQVSEAESIKRLLARKRTNPDGSLHDSPEKIQTRLKMYADQEADVLKFYQEQGLLRKINGEQTIEKIFEDICREIETK, from the coding sequence ATGTTTATTATCTTTTACGGTCCCGAAGGTTCAGGTAAAAGTACTCAGGCTAAAATGCTGGCTGAGAAGCTAAAGTTGCCCTATCTTGGTTCCGGCGATTTAGTCAGAAAATATTCGGCCGAAGACAAAGGAATCATGGGTGAAATCTGCCGGGAATCGTTATCAAAAGGCCACTATGTGGCCGATTCGGAAATGTTTGTTTTGTGGAAAGTCCGCCTGAAAGAGCCGGATGCGGCCAATGGTTTTATTATTGACGGCTTTCCCAGAAATTCCAGCCAGGCGGTCTTTTTAAACGAAAAACTGGAAAAATACGGCAAAACCGTCAATTTTGTCTTTTATCTTCAGGTCAGCGAAGCCGAATCAATTAAACGGCTTCTGGCCCGCAAACGCACCAATCCGGACGGTTCTTTACACGACAGCCCGGAAAAGATTCAAACCCGCTTAAAAATGTATGCTGACCAGGAAGCCGATGTTTTAAAATTTTACCAAGAGCAGGGTTTATTAAGAAAAATTAACGGTGAGCAGACGATCGAGAAAATTTTTGAGGATATATGCCGCGAGATCGAGACCAAATAA
- the rpsD gene encoding 30S ribosomal protein S4 → MSRTIQPRAKIVRKFSENIFGSKKFDKILAKKPNKPGMHGRKMMRRRSSDYAGQLKEKQKLRAIYDVSERQFRRYYEVARKTQAATGEKLLQILESRLDNIVYRAGFATTRAMARQLVNHGHALVEGQRVTIPSCLIKVGQVVSLSPKTASIPQIAKLLENKELNVPHWLEKKAVLVKFSRLPKREEIDVNIQEQLIVEFYSR, encoded by the coding sequence ATGTCCAGAACTATTCAGCCTCGTGCCAAAATTGTTAGAAAATTTTCCGAAAATATTTTCGGCTCCAAAAAATTTGACAAAATTTTAGCCAAAAAACCTAATAAACCCGGCATGCACGGTCGGAAAATGATGAGACGTCGCTCTTCCGATTATGCCGGCCAGTTAAAAGAGAAACAGAAATTAAGAGCGATTTATGACGTTTCCGAACGCCAATTTCGCCGTTACTACGAAGTCGCTAGAAAAACTCAAGCCGCTACCGGCGAAAAACTGTTGCAGATTTTGGAGTCCCGTCTGGATAATATTGTCTATCGCGCCGGCTTTGCCACTACGAGGGCAATGGCCCGTCAGCTGGTTAACCACGGTCACGCTTTGGTTGAAGGCCAGCGGGTTACGATTCCCTCCTGCTTAATAAAAGTTGGTCAGGTTGTCAGCTTAAGCCCGAAAACCGCCAGCATTCCCCAGATTGCCAAATTATTGGAAAACAAAGAACTTAATGTGCCTCATTGGCTGGAAAAAAAGGCCGTGCTGGTTAAATTTTCCCGTTTACCCAAACGTGAAGAAATTGATGTTAATATTCAAGAACAATTAATAGTTGAGTTTTACTCAAGATAA
- the rpmJ gene encoding 50S ribosomal protein L36: protein MKVQASVKKRCLKCKIVRRKGRVYVLCTNPRHKQRQG from the coding sequence ATGAAAGTTCAAGCCTCAGTTAAAAAACGTTGCTTAAAGTGTAAGATAGTCCGGCGCAAAGGCCGGGTTTATGTGCTGTGTACAAATCCAAGGCACAAACAAAGGCAGGGATAA